A region of Theileria annulata chromosome 2, complete sequence, *** SEQUENCING IN PROGRESS *** DNA encodes the following proteins:
- a CDS encoding uncharacterized protein (hypothetical protein;~Apicoplast targetting peptide predicted by the PlasmoAP tool;~Signal peptide predicted for TA14310 by SignalP 2.0 HMM (Signal peptide probability 0.999, signal anchor probability 0.000) with cleavage site probability 0.860 between residues 22 and 23;~GPI-Anchor Signal predicted for TA14310 by DGPI v2.04 with cleavage site probability 0.15480001 near 137): MLNKMFNFLLFLLVLIIKTSDSYHINLRNIQTIPNLELLGSSYSTITKNANNDKNARKGSNDLKSEGIGEKDVHTGDGKNNVIDVTNLKNSVIDIKMMNKLNNTLEYVHSDNVYIQNYPRCEILNENKVKDEKEEESAIFTKKSMKGNDQVNTKIIFCAKFIIGLNNM; this comes from the coding sequence AtgttaaataaaatgtttaattttttattatttttacttGTTTTGATCATAAAAACCTCAGATTCATACCATATTAATCTGCGTAATATACAGACAATACCGAATCTAGAGCTTCTGGGATCCAGCTATAGCACAATCACCAAGAACGCAAACAATGATAAAAATGCCAGAAAAGGttcaaatgatttaaaatcagAGGGGATTGGCGAAAAAGATGTACACACTGGAGACGGGAAAAACAACGTAATTGACGTGACTAACCTTAAAAATTCAGTGATTGACATAAAAATGATGAACAAATTAAACAACACGTTGGAATACGTCCATTCTGACAACGTTTACATACAAAATTATCCGAGGTGTGAAATATTGAATGAAAACAAAGTAAAGGACGAAAAGGAGGAAGAAAGTGCAATTTTTACTAAAAAATCAATGAAAGGCAACGACCAGGTCAatactaaaataattttttgcGCCAAATTCATAATTGGACTAAATAACATGTAA
- a CDS encoding ubiquitin-conjugating enzyme E2, putative (chr2.cand.350 - ubiquitin-conjugating enzyme e2), producing MFYIIYYVIFIAFRPSLSINVIGPRFHYCLGINRTNLSNLRIQNEIVIFNKNPPPNCKLEVYGKNNNIWIITWVGLPGTIYAGEEYKIKVMLPNGYPLKPPIIYFLQPTPVHKHVYSNGDICLNSIGHDYIPSASISSFILSIISMLSSAKEKSLPIDNHLRNHQILFINDSRY from the exons atgttttatattatttattatgttATCTTTATAGCTTTTCGTCCCTCACTTTCCATAAACGTTATCGGTCCGAGATTCCATTACTGTCTCGGGATTAATCGcacaaatttatcaaatttaagaATACAAAAT GaaatagtaatttttaataagaATCCACCTCCCAACTGTAAACTAGAAGTTTATGGCAAAAACAACAACATCTGGATAATCACTTGGGTCGGCCTTCCAGGAACAATATACGCAGGAGAGGAGTACAAAATCAAGGTCATGCTGCCAAACGGATACCCTCTGAAGCCACCAATCATATATTTCCTCCAACCAA CTCCAGTACACAAACACGTCTATTCGAATGGAGATATTTGTTTGAACAGTATCGGACACGACTACATTCCATCTGCTTCCATATCTAGCTTTATACTCTCGATAATCTCCATGCTTTCATCTGCTAAGGAGAAGTCTCTACCAATCGATAATCACTTACGTAACCaccaaattttatttattaacgACTCTAGATATTAG
- a CDS encoding GDP-mannose pyrophosphorylase, putative (chr2.cand.350 - gdp-mannose pyrophosphorylase): protein MKSVILAGGYGTRIRPLTLSVPKPLVDFCNRPVIEHQIQACKNAGFDHVIIAVTEHHNITEPIKNLAEKYSIRIDFSTESTPLGTAGPLRLAKDLICSDDDSDDFVVFNSDIICNYPLKELLESHRKKSAKVTIMVTTVENSSEFGVILHDENGLIKSFLEKPKNATSNTINAGVYVLSKEVLDHIPLKNYSIEKQFFPKYLKYNSSYIYKLNGFWSDIGKPTGYLNGQNLFLSHVQGLEANSCKSNHDLRDGDFSPLISAENSFETDSSYKSTETKFRHPVLIHPTGVIGNDCVIGPNVCIGPNVVIGDGCRILNSTLFKEVRVESYCYIADSIIGWKSLIKQWCRIEGLSVFGENVIVDESLYIRGCIVLPHKTINSSVYEEGRVII from the exons atgaaatcTGTTATATTAGCAGGTGGCTATGGAACACGAATACGCCCTTTAACCCTTTCAGTTCCCAAACCTCTCGTTGATTTCTGCAACCGTCCGGTTATAGAGCATCAAATTCAGGCCTGCAAAAAC gCTGGTTTTGACCATGTTATAATCGCTGTAACGGAGCATCATAACATAACGGAACCTATCAAAAACTTAGCTGaaaaa tatTCTATACGTATCGATTTTTCAACAGAATCTACACCTTTGGGTACAG cTGGACCACTGAGATTAGCTAAAGATTTGATTTGCAGTGATGACGACAGTGATGACTTTGTAGTATTCAACAGtgatataatttgtaattatcCACTTAAGGAACTATTGGAATCGCATAGGAAAAAATCCGCCAAAGTTACAATTATG GTTACAACTGTGGAAAATAGCTCCGAATTTGGGGTTATATTACACGACGAAAATGGTCTGATAAAGTCTTTTTTGGAGAAACCAAAAAACGCAACCTCAAACACAATTAACGCCG GCGTTTATGTGTTAAGCAAAGAAGTTCTGGACCATATACCCctgaaaaattattccaTAGAGAAACAGTTTTTCCCAAAATATCTCAAATACAATTCAAgctatatatataaattgaatGGATTTTG gtCGGATATCGGTAAACCAACAGGATACTTAAATGGGCagaatttatttctatCACACGTCCAAGGATTGGAAGCAAACAGTTGCAAAAGCAATCATGATCTAAGGGACGGCGATTTTAGTCCATTGATAAGCGCTGAGAATAGCTTCGAAACAGACTCAAGTTATAAATCAACTGAAACTAAGTTTAGGCACCCAGTCCTAATT CACCCGACTGGCGTCATCGGGAATGACTGTGTGATAGGCCCAAATGTATGCATCGGGCCTAATGTTGTGATTGGGGACGGTTgtagaatattaaattccACTTTATTCAAGG AGGTGAGGGTGGAATCTTACTGTTATATCGCGGATAGTATTATAGGATGGAAATCACTGATCAAGCAGTGG TGTAGAATTGAAGGACTGAGCGTTTTTGGCGAAAATGTCATAGTTGACGAGTCATTGTACATTAGAGGGTGTATAGTACTACCACATAAAACAATAAACTCCTCAGTATATGAGGAAGGACgagtaataatataa
- a CDS encoding uncharacterized protein (chr2.C.cand.166 - DnaJ domain;~DnaJ domain protein, putative;~1 probable transmembrane helix predicted for TA14295 by TMHMM2.0 at aa 33-55;~Signal anchor predicted for TA14295 by SignalP 2.0 HMM (Signal peptide probability 0.003, signal anchor probability 0.995) with cleavage site probability 0.003 between residues 56 and 57): protein METSPKRKNKHSVKPSHNKTKPAKTNSHFWKVYAFFRSNLIVTTLILVLLLAFVLKYYEDVHDSYSNFKKMDENIYEILEVSRDAKDSEIKAKYRELSLKWHPDKNKDCVECEKRFLKIKEAYKIILNPYLRELYDKTSGYTVDVIPSKTVNLTLSNYPELVGPDVWVVQIYSDDNARCKAFSALWDEFATKYQKFAKFGRINVFLEQKLLKKLNVNPKIHPALLMLHNNKYDLFPNDVLNNLNVLSGYFVKNYPFTCNHVKSYKEFKAVNKKNKLLLYNKRVGINSDVPLNLKYLCMRFNKVLPMYYTSSDVKEEVAQEVVNTDAKQKLTDSKNTLFVGFYDNNELKYMVNNSTSNLTKLEKLFYTLFTLNVFEMDSDLNVLCSRYNIKERLCVFTTSEDLDLHEMYKNYEMYNEVEKNAEPVVAEENEKVEVEEVETDGTVKPKKTEEPNQLLSNRDLQFVKVDHKHKSELGTGKNSVMLVNLHKNSYFLLGDFDEALASKLLNDEVDITWTKLPSKLHALFFSKSKFYDFLNALKAKLM, encoded by the exons ATGGAGACAAGCCCGAA GAGAAAAAACAAACACTCTGTGAAACCATCG cataataaaactaaacCAGCCAAGACTAATTCCCATTTCTGGAAGGTTTATGCTTTCTTCAGATCAAACCTTATTGTAACCACATTGATATTAGTACTGTTGT tGGCATTTGTTCTAAAATATTACGAAGATGTGCACGATTCGTATAGCAACTTTAAGAAAATGGATGAAAACATTTACGAAATCCTCGAGGTGTCGAGGGACGCTAAGGATTCTGAAATTAAGGCTAAATATCGTGAATTGTCATTAAAATG GCATCCTGATAAGAATAAAGATTGCGTAGAATGTGAAAAACgttttttgaaaattaaagaGGCATATAAGATTATAC ttAACCCATATCTGCGTGAATTATATGACAAAACAAGCGGATATACAGTTGATGTTATACCCTCAAAAACAGTTAACTTGACCCTCTCAAATTATCCAGAGCTAGTTGGACCCGACGTCTGGGTGGTACAAATATACTCAGATGATAACGCTCGTTGCAAGGCTTTTTCAGCACTTTGGGATGAATTTGCGAcaaaatatcaaaaattCGCTAAATTCGGAAGAATTAATGTCTTTTTAGAACAGAAACTACTGAAGAAACTAAATGTCAACCCTAAAATTCATCCAGCATTACTAATGCtacataataataaatacgAT CTATTTCCCAATGAtgtattgaataatttgaacGTGTTGAGCGGTTATTTTGTAAAGAATTACCCATTCACCTGCAACCACGTTAAAAGttataaagaatttaaagccgtaaataaaaagaataaactgctattatataataaaaggGTTGGAATTAATTCAGATGTTCCATTGAATTTAAAGTACCTGTGCATGAGATTCAACAAGGTCCTTCCCATGTATTACACAAGTAGTGATGTGAAGGAGGAAGTGGCACAAGAAGTTGTGAATACAGACGCAAAACAAAAACTCACTGACTCAAAAAATACACTATTTGTAGGCTTTTATGACAATAATGAGCTGAAGTACATGGTGAACAACAGTACAAGTAATTTGACTAAACtggaaaaattattttacacactATTTACC CTGAATGTTTTTGAAATGGACTCTGATTTGAACGTACTGTGCAGTAGATATAATATAAAGGAGCGATTGTGTGTCTTTACAACGAGTGAGGACCTGGATTTGCACGAAATGTACAAGAATTATGAAATGTACAACGAAGTGGAGAAGAACGCTGAGCCAGTTGTAGCTGAAGAAAATGAGAAGGTTGAGGTAGAGGAAGTTGAGACAGATGGAACAGTAAAACCCAAGAAAACGGAAGAGCCAAACCAATTGCTGTCGAACAGAGATTTGCAATTTGTAAAGGTTGACCACAAACACAAGTCAGAACTGGGTACTGGTAAGAACTCAGTGATGCTTGTTAATTTACACAAAAATTCATACTTCCTACTGGGGGATTTTGATGAAGCTTTGGCCTCTAAGCTCTTGAATGACGAGGTTGATATAACTTGGACTAAACTACCAAGCAAACTCCATGCGCTATTTTTCTCCAAGAGTAAATTTTACGATTTTTTAAATGCTCTAAAGGCGaaattaatgtaa